GTCGGATATTTTGTTCTTTTTGACAGAATGCGCAAAATTGCTAATATGTCTCTGAGTAATCTCCCCAACCTTCCCGACCACATAGCGGTTATTTCCCTGTTTATAACTATTTGTTTTGTTGTGATTTTTAAAACGATGAGTGTTAAAGGGATACCTCCCATAATAGGCGGGATGCCTTCCGGACATGCAGCGATATCGTTTTCAATACTTGTTTCCGTAGCATACATTACAAAAGATTTTCTGGTAATTCTTCTGGTTACTGTTCTGGCTCTTCTGGTGAGCCACTCACGTATTCAACTGAACATACACACCCTTAAGGAAGTGGCTATGGGCGGCATATTAGGGGCTGTGATAACGTTTTTTATATATGTATTTTTTTTGTGAGGTGAAAACTTGGAAGACGGTGTAACGTTATATTCAGTGTTGATAATTATTTGTCTGGTGATGTCGGCTTTCTTTTCTTCGACGGAGACTGCTCTGACGTCGTTAACAGAGCTTA
The nucleotide sequence above comes from Flexistipes sp.. Encoded proteins:
- a CDS encoding diacylglycerol kinase, producing the protein MKSDSWWKSLGFATQGVLYAVKTERNLKIHIFLAIAVLFISLFFDLAFLEYVIFALTITLVIASELFNTAIEYIIDALIPEQSETARVIKDVSAGAVLVTAFGAIFVGYFVLFDRMRKIANMSLSNLPNLPDHIAVISLFITICFVVIFKTMSVKGIPPIIGGMPSGHAAISFSILVSVAYITKDFLVILLVTVLALLVSHSRIQLNIHTLKEVAMGGILGAVITFFIYVFFL